The genomic segment CACAAACTCAAGTTCGAGGATATCAACAAGGGCTTCGACTTGATGCATGCTGGCGAGTCTATTCGTAGCGTGGTGGTTTTCTAAAGGCGGATTCACCAGAGAGGCACAGAGACACAGAGGAAGGCAAATGCAATGCGGATATAAGCAATCCGTGGACTTTCGTTTGATTCCGGCCGCCACGCCGCGCAGCTTTTTAAAATGAGCTTTTCTCCGTGTCTCCGTGCCTCTGTGGTGAAAGGAAATTCGTCATGCAAAAATTACTGATCTACCAATCCCTTTGGGCCATGGAGCGGCGCCGTCCCGACGGGCAGGAATGGACCTTAGATGAAAAACTCACCATGATCCGCGACGCTGGTTTCGACGGTTGCGGCGTGCGTTTCATCGATTACGCCTTCGCGAAGGAAGTCACTTCCTTCTTGCGGGCGCACCACATGAGCTGGCAGGCGCAGTGTTATCCGAAGAGCGTGGACGATCTGAAACCCACCATCGAGTATGTGAAAGAATTGGGCGCCGATCACATCAACTTGCAGCCCGACGTGCGGCCCTATTCCCTGGAGGAGTGCATCCCATTCATCGAAGGCTGGCGCCGCATCGCCCACGATGCGCGCATCCCGGTGCATGTCGAGACCCATCGCGACCGCATGACCACCGATTTGTTCTTCACCTTGCGTTTGCTCGATTGCTTTCCCGATCTGCGCCTGACGGGAGATATATCGCACTATTTGGTAGGCCGCGAGTTCTGGTATCCCGTGAGCGAAGAAAATCACAATCTCATGCACCGCATCCT from the Betaproteobacteria bacterium genome contains:
- a CDS encoding sugar phosphate isomerase/epimerase; this translates as MQKLLIYQSLWAMERRRPDGQEWTLDEKLTMIRDAGFDGCGVRFIDYAFAKEVTSFLRAHHMSWQAQCYPKSVDDLKPTIEYVKELGADHINLQPDVRPYSLEECIPFIEGWRRIAHDARIPVHVETHRDRMTTDLFFTLRLLDCFPDLRLTGDISHYLVGREFWYPVSEENHNLMHRILDNCWGFHGRVASREQIQVQISFPTMKHWVDLFMGWWEYGIRSWRRRALKDATLTFLCELGPREYAITGADGYELSDRWQEALMLKGMIRDLWNRIEQEDLGVARAA